Proteins encoded by one window of Xenopus tropicalis strain Nigerian chromosome 6, UCB_Xtro_10.0, whole genome shotgun sequence:
- the LOC116411741 gene encoding mas-related G-protein coupled receptor member H-like: MIKLYNELRRNETEEAINGTGESTGLANKNPSSLPLSVFSLLICFTGLVGNGALFILLRFKVKRNQFILYVINLTVADFIYLVGLSIWMLYMFCSLNGLKSSKIVMKHLAQISDLFYNFGFNTGIYLLTVIGLERCFAVLYPLWYQCHRPKNLALYISTALWLLSALVTGLELFICDGEKHYLLQGSENCTNVYFFTSALYVIVVLIMLWSSVTLLLDIDKAPQHCHSPKLYIIIIASITIFLVSVVPSRILGLLLYFNILSEKKYLVSIFFITSISSAINCSANPYIYIVVSKWGGKKSLKRSLKYMLENIFKEPTESQTMATTPM, translated from the coding sequence ATGATTAAACTGTACAATGAATTAAGAAGAAATGAAACCGAAGAGGCAATTAATGGAACAGGAGAAAGCACAGGGCTGGCAAACAAAAACCCATCTTCCTTACcattgtctgttttttccttacTTATATGTTTTACTGGGTTGGTGGGCAATGGGGCTTTATTTATTCTTCTCCGTTTTAAGGTTAAAAGAAATCAGTTTATACTTTATGTTATTAATCTGACTGTAGCTGATTTCATTTATCTTGTTGGCCTTTCAATTTGGATGCTTTACATGTTTTGTAGTTTAAATGGTTTAAAGAGCTCAAAAATTGTGATGAAACATCTAGCTCAAATCAgtgatttattttataattttggaTTTAACACTGGCATTTATCTACTTACAGTCATTGGTTTGGAAAGATGCTTTGCTGTACTTTACCCACTGTGGTATCAATGTCATCGTCCCAAGAACCTGGCTTTATACATAAGCACTGCCTTGTGGCTACTATCTGCCCTAGTTACTGGACTTGAATTGTTCATATGCGATGGTGAAAAACATTATCTTTTGCAGGGTTCCGAAAATTGTACAAAcgtatatttttttacatctgcTTTATATGTCATTGTGGTTCTCATTATGCTGTGGTCCAGTGTGACACTTCTTCTTGATATTGATAAAGCCCCACAGCATTGCCATTCTCCAAAGCTTTACATAATTATAATTGCTAGTATCACCATTTTTCTTGTTTCAGTAGTGCCTTCCAGAATACTGGGTCtacttttgtattttaatatactttcagaaaaaaaatacctAGTATCTATTTTCTTTATAACTTCTATTAGCTCGGCAATAAACTGCAGTGCTAATCCTTATATTTACATTGTGGTTTCCAAGTGGGGaggaaaaaaaagtctaaagCGTTCCTTAAAATATATGTTAGAGAACATCTTCAAAGAACCCACAGAAAGCCAGACAATGGCAACAACTCCAATGTAA